In Mycolicibacter virginiensis, the DNA window AACGCCATCCAGGCTGGCGCGGTCACGCAAGCCGCCAATTCGGATACACCGACGCCGCGGCGGCATCGCCCGAGGCGTAGTTGACGCCGGCCTCACCCACTCCGATCCCCGATCGGCCGAGTTCGGCTGTGCCCTGGGCCGCTACCGCTTCATGCCGGCCGCCGAAGAGGCTGAGCGTGGCCGCACTCTGCACCGATACCAAGTCAGCCGCGGGAGGAACCACCGCCGTGATCACCGGCGCCGCACTGGCGTGTGCTGCGGCAAGCCTGGCTGTCAGCGCTTCCACGCGTGCGCAGGCAGCGGCCAGTCCTTCAGGGACGACATGTAGCGGCATGACCAATCTCCTTCCGTACTGGGGCGAATCGATAACGACTTCCTGGTGGGTACTCATACGACCACCACGACCCACAGGTGTCGACCACCGAACAGGGCGACGCTGCGCCACAGCAAGCGAAGTCGGAGCCGCGACGCATGCCCGTACCAAGTTGAAACACATTGCCCGTCAACGTATTTCGTAATTCAAAGAGGTCATGTTAATCCCCAGCAGGGACTTACGCTGAGTTTGAATCAGCAGGTGCCGAAAGGCGCACCGGCACTTGACCATCGGATGATCCTGGCGCGCCTGGACGCACATCCGTCACGGAAGGGCAGCTCTTACGGAGCCGGTAGCCAGAACGCCAAGACAGACGCGGCAGTGACTTTCGTTGTTCTACACCGGTTTACCGTCTACACAACCGTTGATGAGCGTATGCCGAGAGGTACGCGTGATTCGCTTTGAAAGCGGGATGGACTCGGGAACATGCGGTTTCGAGTCGAGGAGCTGCGCGACGGCGGAAAGCCGCGCGCGAGCAAAGGCTCCGGCCGCCGTGGTCGTCAGACGATCCGGAGAGAGGCCGCGGCTGTCGACGGCGAACGTAGGTACCGCGACAGGCGGTCGAAAGTTGAGAAGCCGTCAGGGTACGGCGTACCGACCGTGACGATATTGGCGTGGGTGCCCACTTGGGTCACCGAACGTGTAACCCGTCCCGTGGTGTCACAGGTAGCAGCGGCGACATCGCCCCTGCCGGTTCAGCTGACGATCCCGCGATTCCTGGCAGCCCGGCACGACTCGGCCGGCGGCCTGCGTCGGAGCGGCCATCAGGACCTCCATGAATTGGCGGGTCAGTGCGCCGAGCACGCCGCGACGCGCGCCCGCTGGTCAAGCGACTACACCGATGTAGTGCGGCTAGCGTAGCTAGCTGGCGGCCGGCCCAGAACAGAGCTGCAGCGGCGGGTCATCCTCCTCGACGGTTTGCCGGTCGGGCAGCTACCGGAGCGACTGCCCATCGCAGCAATCCGGTGTAGTACGTCCAACGTAGCTATGTCGAGGAACGCACCGGCCGTGTTGCTAGCACCAATGCGGTAGCGCTGCAGTTGAATTGACGGTTCTTCGAGCCGTTCCTGCGCCCGGCAACGGGGATCGAAGACCTATCGTGCCCATATTTACGGCAAGCCGCAATGGCGAGATCACGCTACTGCCGAAAGCCGGCGCAACTGACGTGTACCGGATTGCATTCCCGCTGAGCTAAACCAGCCCCCTGCCGGGATCGCTTATTCCTCTTCGAGGGCTGCCAGTACTTCGTCGGACAGATCGACGTTGGTCCACACGTTCTGCACGTCGTCGTTGTCCTCAAGGGCGTCAACCAACTTCAACACCTTGCGGGCACCCTCGACATCGACCGGAACACTCACCGACGCCTGAAAACTGGCCTCCGCGGAGTCATAATCGATCCCAGCCTCCACCAACGCACTACGCACCGCCACCAGATCCCCCGGCTCCGAGATCACCTCGAAGCTCTCCCCCAAATCATTGACATCCTCAGCACCGGCATCCAACACCGCCGCCAACACGTCATCCTCAGTCAACCCATTCTTGTC includes these proteins:
- a CDS encoding PE family protein; the protein is MPLHVVPEGLAAACARVEALTARLAAAHASAAPVITAVVPPAADLVSVQSAATLSLFGGRHEAVAAQGTAELGRSGIGVGEAGVNYASGDAAAASVYPNWRLA